The proteins below are encoded in one region of Hordeum vulgare subsp. vulgare chromosome 3H, MorexV3_pseudomolecules_assembly, whole genome shotgun sequence:
- the LOC123444269 gene encoding myosin-11-like has translation MFSFKSSLKSSSSGNQLSTPRFTEESDVQEQLNKLQEELVKEKEEKVRALDEIEELKKKSSKKKKLKGSGGDDQSDLANRLEQLEVELEAARDSEKNMLVSLEAQTKQLEQTKVSLEEAKLEIDSLQDNNKSLVALSSNPSRQPARNFRRRGVMSFSFADPGEMETFSLQRDLKLAVEAEEKCKKAMDDLAIALKEQTTEAREAKMELSSVQAELKNAKTELENSKASLEIMEEKLQLAQEEVGRLKFESDELAAASKEKERGLIDCIKIFEGEMNKAKEENDKLFESQRVIRDENSRLREMLKHAVNEANVARESLEIARVENSQLHEDMSEKESTLKSIVQEYESLKVSEAAAQSSIKELKDMIDAMFSSESTKTSAEASPIDAKGGNRKGRYVAADNMYSDVESSPRSKDIRSPARQQNRTILRKFGDIMKKRNPQTQSVI, from the exons ATGTTCTCCTTCAAGTCCAG CCTCAAGTCATCTTCCAGTGGCAACCAACTTTCCACGCCGCGCTTCACCGAGGAATCAGATGTGCAGGAGCAGTTGAACAAGTTGCAGGAGGAGCTGgtaaaggagaaagaggagaaggtacGTGCGCTGGATGAGATAGAGGAGCTCAAGAAGAAGAgcagtaagaagaagaagctaaAAGGAAGTGGCGGGGACGATCAGTCGGACCTTGCAAACAGATTAGAGCAGCTGGAAGTAGAGCTGGAGGCAGCAAGGGACTCGGAGAAGAACATGCTAGTGTCGCTGGAGGCCCAGACAAAGCAGCTTGAACAAACCAAGGTATCTCTGGAGGAGGCCAAGCTTGAGATAGATTCGCTTCAAGACAACAACAAGAGCTTGGTTGCACTATCCTCTAACCCAAGTAGACAGCCGGCCAGGAATTTTAGAAGAAGGGGTGTAATGTCCTTCTCCTTTGCCGATCCTGGTGAGATGGAGACATTCTCATTACAGCGTGACCTCAAGTTGGCTGTCGAAGCCGAGGAGAAGTGCAAGAAAGCCATGGATGACTTGGCGATAGCCTTGAAGGAACAAACCACGGAAGCTAGAGAGGCAAAAATGGAGCTATCATCGGTACAAGCTGAGCTGAAAAATGCAAAAACTGAATTGGAGAACTCAAAAGCCTCTCTGGAAATCATGGAAGAAAAGCTCCAGTTGGCACAGGAAGAGGTTGGCAGACTCAAGTTTGAATCGGATGAGTTGGCAGCAGCCTcaaaagagaaagagagaggactCATTGATTGCATCAAGATATTTGAGGGGGAAATGAACAAAGCAAAGGAAGAGAATGACAAACTGTTTGAATCACAGAGAGTGATCAGAGATGAGAATTCCAGGCTGAGGGAAATGCTGAAGCATGCAGTTAATGAAGCCAATGTAGCAAGAGAATCCTTGGAGATTGCCAGGGTAGAGAATTCTCAGCTTCATGAAGACATGTCTGAGAAAGAGAGTACCTTAAAGAGCATCGTGCAAGAATACGAGTCCTTGAAAGTAAGTGAGGCTGCTGCACAGAGTAGCATTAAAGAATTGAAGGACATGATTGATGCTATGTTCAGTTCAGAGTCAACGAAAACCTCGGCAGAAGCATCACCCATAGATGCCAAGGGAGGCAACAGGAAAGGAAGATATGTGGCGGCAGATAATATGTACTCTGATGTTGAAAGCTCTCCTCGTTCAAAGGATATTAGGAGTCCTGCAAGGCAGCAAAATAGGACGATTCTTAGGAAATTTGGTGACATAATGAAGAAAAGAAACCCTCAAACTCAAAGTGTAATCTAG
- the LOC123444268 gene encoding pentatricopeptide repeat-containing protein At1g56690, mitochondrial-like → MHRARAPAIVASRLLVRDNQRITALARAGDLAAARRVFDAMPRRDVVSWNALLTALWRVGRDLPAARRLFDDMPSRNVISWNSVVAGCLAHGDLAAASAYFARTPRRNVASWNAMLAGLVRLGCMNDAERLFGEMPERNVVSYTTMVDGLARRGEVGRARAVFDEMPERNLVSWAAMISGYVDNSMLDEARKLFAAMPEKNVMACTAMITGYCKGGDVESARKLFDEIYVKDVISWNAMITGYVHNGYGEEALKLHIIMLREGTKPDHATLIAILTACSALALLRQGRSTHAVAVKTMLESSTSFCNALITMYSKCGDVTESELVFINLKSQDIVSWNTMIAAYAQHGKYQKAISLFHEMETRELIPNDITILSVLSACGHVGRVDDSLELFDLMSSKYAICPGAEHYACIIDILGRAGQFEKACSYIKDMPFEAEKNVWGALLGASRTHGNVQLGELAAKMLVQSHSGSSGPYVMLSNIYAAAGMWGQVNRIRGQMKENGVKKQPGYSWTEIANRVHMFVGGDASHPEMNKIISELRKISFHMQMMANGTHTMVEMSQESG, encoded by the exons ATGCACCGAGCGCGTGCTCCTGCCATCGTCGCCTCTCGCCTCCTCGTCCGCGACAACCAGCGCATCACCGCCCTCGCCCGCGCTGGCGACCTGGCTGCGGCGCGCCGGGTGTTCGACGCCATGCCCCGCCGCGACGTCGTCTCCTGGAACGCGCTCCTCACCGCGCTCTGGCGCGTCGGCCGGGACCTGCCCGCGGCGCGCCGCCTCTTCGACGACATGCCGTCCCGCAACGTCATCTCCTGGAACTCCGTCGTCGCCGGCTGCCTCGCGCACGgcgacctcgccgccgcctccgcctacTTCGCGCGCACCCCGCGTCGCAACGTGGCCTCGTGGAACGCCATGCTTGCTGGGCTCGTCCGGCTCGGCTGCATGAACGACGCGGAGAGGCTGTTCGGCGAAATGCCTGAGAGGAACGTGGTGTCATACACCACCATGGTTGATGGGCTCGCGCGACGTGGGGAGGTGGGTAGGGCACGTGCCGTGTTTGACGAAATGCCGGAGAGGAACTTGGTGTCGTGGGCAGCGATGATAAGCGGGTATGTTGACAACAGCATGCTCGACGAGGCAAGAAAACTGTTTGCAGCGATGCCAGAGAAGAATGTCATGGCATGCACCGCCATGATCACTGGATATTGCAAGGGAGGAGATGTGGAGAGCGCCAGGAAGCTTTTTGATGAGATTTATGTCAAAGATGTCATCTCATGGAACGCCATGATTACAG GGTATGTTCATAATGGATACGGAGAAGAAGCTTTGAAATTGCACATCATAATGCTCAGAGAAGGTACAAAACCAGATCATGCGACTCTTATTGCAATCCTGACAGCATGCTCTGCTCTTGCTTTGCTCAGACAAGGAAGATCAACACATGCTGTTGCCGTCAAAACAATGTTAGAATCTAGCACATCTTTTTGTAATGCTTTGATCACAATGTATAGCAAGTGTGGTGATGTCACTGAGTCAGAGTTAGTCTTCATAAATCTTAAAAGCCAGGACATTGTTTCGTGGAACACAATGATCGCGGCATATGCACAACATGGCAAATATCAGAAAGCTATTTCTCTCTTCCATGAGATGGAAACACGTGAGCTGATACCGAATGATATTACCATCCTTAGTGTGCTATCAGCATGTGGGCATGTTGGCAGGGTGGATGACAGCTTGGAACTATTTGATCTTATGTCATCCAAATACGCGATATGCCCAGGAGCTGAACACTATGCTTGTATTATCGATATATTGGGCCGAGCAGGACAGTTCGAGAAAGCGTGTAGTTACATAAAAGACATGCCATTTGAAGCTGAGAAGAATGTTTGGGGTGCATTGCTTGGGGCTTCCAGGACTCATGGCAATGTGCAGTTGGGTGAACTTGCTGCGAAAATGCTTGTGCAGTCACACTCAGGAAGTTCAGGGCCTTATGTGATGCTTTCAAATATATATGCTGCTGCTGGCATGTGGGGTCAAGTCAATCGAATAAGAGGTCAAATGAAGGAAAATGGTGTGAAGAAACAACCTGGATACAGCTGGACTGAAATTGCTAATAGAGTTCATatgtttgtgggtggtgatgcatCTCATCCAGAGATGAACAAGATCATATCTGAACTGAGAAAAATCAGTTTTCATATGCAAATGATGGCCAATGGAACTCATACAATGGTAGAGATGTCCCAGGAATCTGGATAG